The Calditrichota bacterium genomic sequence TTCACGGTGGACGGGATGTCCAGGGTCGGAGGCGAACCGCTGGTGGCAGCGACGACTCCATATCAGGTAAAGGTGGCAGCAAGCAGTCTGGGGCGCGGCTGGCATATGGTCGCGGCGCGCGCTTATGACACTGCCGGCAATGTGAGCGATGCCCCTCCGCGGTCGATCTATGTCGGGTTTAAGGCGGACTTAAACGACACCACCCTTGTCCTGGCCCGCCACTCCGGTATGCTTGAGACGGTCTGGCGCTTGCCCGACACGATCCGAACCGATGGCTATTGGGTGCGATTCGAAGCAGCCAAACTGTGCAGCGTCGGTGCTGTTACTATACAAGCCGGTGGTGCTTTCAGCGACACGGCCCGGGTGCAGGTCGGGCTCTGGAGCGGCAGCGTTTTGCCGGTCCGTGCCGAAGCGACCAGTTCACTGTTCGGGACCGATGTTCGCGGATCAATTCGCGAGCACCGCTTTGCCTTCTCCGGGCGCGGTTCCCGCATGAGCGGCACTTTCTTCATTGTCATAGGCTTCGCCTCCCGGTCGCAATCGGACACTTTACAAATTGGCTCTGACGGCGGTGAACCTCACTGGGGCGTCGGCGGCTCGCACGATGACAGCGGCTGGCATGGTCTAAGGGAGCGATTCGGCCGTCGCAACAATCTGCTTGTTACAGCGGAACTCTACTATCCGCCGGCCGATACCGGAAGATGAAGTGACCGGCAAGACCATCGGAACCGTCGGTCCGGCTCTGCTGCTGGTGCCTTTGGCGATGATAGCGACCCTCTCCTGCCAGGGGCCGCAAGGGCCGGACGGCAGCGATGCCGTCGTTGTAGATTCGCTTCCGCCGCAAGTGGTGTGGATTCGTCCCGATCCGGGTGCAGTCGCCGATACGACGTTACTGCTTGAAGTGAGCGCGCGCGACGAGACGGAGTTGTGGCGCGTCGTCTTTTCAGCAACCGGCTTCGACTATCCGCCCGATTCGTCGCGCGGTGACAGGTATTATTTCACTTGGACATGCCGTTACTATCCGGCCGGGTCTTACCCGCTGGTGGTTCGAGTCTGGGATGCGTCTCGCAATAGTTCGATCACTCCGGTTCGGATGGTCGAGGTGCGGCATTAGAGATTGGTCGGGCTGGAGGCGCCTTCGACGATTTCAAATTTTAACTCCTAAATTCATCATTAACATTAGCATTAGCATTACCAATGTCCACCATGGTCGCCCCCAAGAACCGCCTCGGCATCGTCGTTGCCGGTGGTCCGTCGCCCGGTATCAACAGTGTCATATCGGCAGCGGCGATCCGCAGCCTCGTCGATGGCGTCCCGGTTGTTGGCATACAGGATGGCTTCAAGTGGATCATGCGCGGCGACATTGAGCATACCCTTGATTTAACCGTCGATCACGTCAGCCGCATCCACTTCACCGGCGGATCGATTCTCGGCACCGCACGGGATAACCCAACCCGCGATCCGGCGCTGCTCGAAGCAACCGTTAATTCCTTATTGCGTCTAAATATAGACAAGTTGGTCACCATCGGCGGCGACGACACTGCGTTCACCGCTATGAAGGTGGCTGAATCGGGTCACAGCCGCATCAGAGTCGTGCATGTTCCGAAGACGATCGACAACGACCTCGACCTGCCTCAAGGCATTTCGACCTTCGGCTTCCAGACGGCCCGGCAGATCGGCTACGACATCGTGAAGAACCTGATGGTCGATGCCCGCACGACCTCACGGTGGTTCTTCGTGGTAGCAATGGGGCGCAAAGCCGGGCACTTGGCGATGCACATCTCCAAGGCCTCCGGGAATACCCTGACCTTGATTCCCGAGGAGTTTGCCGGATTCGACTTGACGATGCACCGACTGGTCGATGTCCTTGCCGGCGCCATCGTCAAACGGCTTGCCTACGGTCATCCCGACGGCGTAGCGATTCTGGCGGAAGGACTCCTCGACAAGGTCCCGATTGCCGAACTCGAAGCCCTCGGTCATGTCGAGCGTGATGCTCACGATAACGTCCGCTTCGATGAGATCGACTTCGGCACCATCTTGAAGCGTGAAGTGCAGAAGAGGCTTGCCGGTTTCGGACTGAAGCCGGTTATTGTAGCCAAGAATCTCGGCTACGAACTGCGTTGCGCTGATCCCATTGCCTTCGATGTCGAATACACCCGCGACCTCGGCGACCGGGCCGCCGATGAACTTTTAAGTGGCAGCGGCGACTTGATGGTCTCAATTCAGAACGGGCGGTATCTGCCTATTCCTTTTTCCGACATGCTCGACCCGGAAACGGGGCGGACGCGAGTCCGGTTCGTCGATATTGGGGGCGATGCCTACCGCATATTGCAGAACTTTATGATCAGGTTAGTCCGGTCCGATTTCGACGACACCACCGAACTGGCGAAACTGGCGGCGGTTTGCGGAGTCTCGCTTGACCGATTCACGGCCGAGTTTGGGCACGCAGTCGGATAGCCCGAATGGTCATCCGCGTGAGCCTGATGAGCGAGACGTTACACCATAGACGTCATTCTGGACTACCCGTCACCTGAACGCTTGAATTCCTGACACTTGATACTTAATACTTTACACTTTACACTTGACACTTGACACTACCGCTCATCGTTCTTTGCGGGCCGACGGCAGTCGGCAAGACCGCCACTGCGCTCTCTCTTGCCCGGCGCCTGGACTGCGAGGTCGTCAGCGTCGATTCGCGGCAGGTTTATGCGGGGATGGCAATCGGATCCGGCGCTCCCTACGCGATGGAACTTCGCAAGGTCAAGCATCACCTGATCGGAGAAGTTCCTCCCGACCAGCGACTCACAGCGGGCGAATACGCCCGGATGGCGCTTGAGCGGATAGGGGAAATCGAGAGTCGTGGCAGGGGAGTCCTTATCGTTGGAGGCTCAGGGCTTTACCTTCGCGCGTTACTCGATGGGCTGTCACCGGCACCTCCTGCAGATCCAGCCATCCGCGAGGAGTTGTCGCATGAAATTGAGCGCCTTGGCGTTGAGCCGCTGCTCGACGAACTGCACCGGGTTGATCCCGAGTATGCGACCCATGTCGGTCACCGCGACCGCAAACGGCTTGTGAGAGCGCTCGAAGTCCAACGCCTGACCGGTCGCCCCTTTAGCGCCTGGCACCAGACAACCTCGGGCGGGATCGACCAGCCTCCGCGTAGAGTAATGCGATTTGGACTGAACCGTCCCCGTCCGGAATTGCATCGCATGATCGAAGCGCGCGTTGCGGCGATGTTCGCTAAGGGCTGGGTTGTCGAAGTCGAAGATCTTGCCAGACAATACGGCGGCATCGAGAAGATACCGGAACCGGTTGCCGAAGCCGTCGGATACCGGTCGATTATCGCTTATCTTATAGGAACAACGACGCTTCAGGACGCCGGGCAGCGCGCTCTGTTCGCCACCCGGCAATTCGCCAAGCGCCAAATGACCTGGTTTCGCGCCGACCCAAGAATTGTTTGGCTGGAAGGGAGCGGTCCCGAAGCACCGGTTCGCTGGGCCGATCTCATTTTAGATGCCATCAATAACAACTCTTCCGACCACGCACGTGAATCACATTGATGCCGGATCATCCCGGGCGCTCCTGATCTGGATGCGCAGCCGACCCCTCGCCGTCCGGATCGGCGTTCCGGTAGTCCTTTTCAGCCTGCTAACTGCTATCTTCTGGCCTTCGGGGGGCGTCGATTTGCCGACTGCCGTTGTCCAGTCCGGAGAATTCGTCATCGACCTGAAGGAGACCGGACGGCTGCGCGCAGAGAACTCGGTTTTCATTTCAGCGCCTCCGGCTCGCAGCAACCTCCAGATCATAGGCCTCGTCGATGAAGGCACTCTAGTGAAGGAAGGTGACTTCCTGATCCAGTTTGATACCACCGAAGTCCGGCAGCAAATCGATGATGCAATCGCCGATCTAGACATCGCGAAGACCAACTACGACCGCACCCGGGCATCGGCAGACTCGCGGCTCGCGAACCTTGAATCGTCCCTCGAAAACAATCGCGCCTCTTACCGCCTTGCCGAATTGCGCCTCGACCAATTGAAGTTTGAAGCCGACGTCCGCATTGAGGAAGGCACCCTGCAACTTAAGCAAGCCAAAAACTCCCTCGATCAGGCTGTGCGCGAGATCGAAGCCCAGCGCACTATAGATGAGGCCGACCTGAAAGCTCTTGACCTGAAGGTGAAGCAGTCCCGGCTCGACCTCGAGCAGTTGCGCAACGACTTGGCAAAACTGACTATTCGAGCACCTCGACCCGGTCTCGTCGTTTATAAGGAGACCTGGCGCGGCGGTGAAATGAGCAAAATCAAGGTGGGTGACAGCCCCTGGCGCGGCCAGGCTTTGATCGAACTTCCCGACTTGACCTTGATGCTCGTCGCAACGACGGTCAGCGAACTCGATGTTGGGAAGGTGAAGCCCGGACTCGAATGCGAGATCAAGTTGGAAGCCTACCCCGATCCGGTCTTCCATGGCGAAGTGCTCTCGGTTGGGGTTCTCGCTCGCGCCGATGCTACATCCTCGGAAGCACGCTCCTTCGACGTGCTCGTCCGTATCAGGGAGTCGGATCCGCTTCTTCGGCCCGGTATGTCGGCTTCAGTCCGTATCATTGTGGATCGCTTGGCGGACCGGGTCAGCGTCCCGATCGAAGCAGTCTTTGCCCGGGATGGCGACATAATCGCCTACGTCAAGTCGGGCAACTCATTCCGATCGTTCAATGTGAAAACCGGTCCTCGCAACGACAACTTCGTCGTCGTTGAGGAAGGTATTCGTGCCGGAATGCGGGTAGCGCTGGTCGATCCGACCGTCGAGCAGCCGGAACCGAAATCGATAGGCGGCAAGGAGGATAAGGCGACCCCGGAGCCGGCGTCATCAGGTTCACAGTCCGGGCCGGGAAGTCGCCCCCGCGGTCAGGGCGGAGGCCGTCGCCGGGGATGATAGACCGACTTGAGCCGATATCAATGCAGTTTTCCCTATGACAGGTAAGGTTCTGCACCTCGAACAACTCGCTGCGGCGTGGGACGGCCTCCGGTCGCACCGGCTCCGCTCCGGCTTAACGGCACTGGGGGTGATATTTGGGGTTGCCGCCGTCATCGGAATGGCTTCAATCGGTGAAGGCGCCCGACGCGAAGCGTTGAGAATGATCGACTTGATGGGTGCGTCGAATATCATCGTCGATCAGGTGAAATTCGACGATGCCCAGGTGCGCAAGGAGGCGCTGGAGAAGAATCCGAGGGGAATAACCCTTGCCGATGGCGAAGCGATCCGCGCGGTGGTGCCGGATGTCCGCCATGTGGTGCCGCTGCGAATGACCGACGCTAACGTGATAGCCGGCTCGAATTCGGCGAAACTGAAGATTGTTGCGACGAGTCCTCAGTTCTTCGATCTATACCGCATCCGGATCACCGGTGGAAGGGCTTTGTCCGACGCCGACGAGTCCACCGCTCAGCGGGTCTGCGTCCTCGGCGCGGGAGCGCGTCGTGAGTTGTTCCCGCTCGAAGATCCGGTAGGCAAACAGGTGCGGATTGGGAGTTACATTGTAACCGTAGTCGGCGTAGCCGACCGGCGGCCGACCCAGGGGGGCAACATCGAGGGCATCGAACTGCGTGACGAGAACCGCGACCTTTATGTTCCGCTCGCGGCGTCGCTAAAGCGCTCGCCGCCGACCGCGGCCTTCGGGGAGGTCTCGCGGATTGTAGTCGGAATGAACGACCCGGCACAGTTAAGCAGTGCTTCCCGTTTAATCGAGCGCATCTTCGAACGCCGTCATCGTGCGGCCGGGGACTATCAGGTGATAGTGCCGGAGCAACTCCTGCGACAGCATCAGGCGACGCAGCGAATATTCAACATCGTAATGGGAACTATCGCCTCGATTTCGCTTATCGTCGGCGGGATCGGGATAATGAACATCATGCTCGCATCGGTGCTTGAACGAACCCGCGAGATCGGCGTCCGGCGAGCCGTCGGAGCGCGTCAATCCGACATCCGGCGGCAGTTTCTTTATGAGGCGGTGATGCTATCGCTCTTCGGGGGAATCGTAGGCGTAGGACTGGGACTCGGTCTGTCGAAGGCGATCGCGGCCTATGCCGGGTGGGAGACCGCGGTTTCGCTCTGGGCGGTGCTCGTTGCGACGGGCGTTTCCGCTGGAGTGGGGGTGATTTTCGGCTACTTTCCGGCGCGTAAAGCCGCCCGGCTTGATCCCATTGAGGCGCTGCGATATGAATAGGGCATCAGCGCGCTGGCTCAAGCATAAAGCCGGACTTTTCGGAACATTTCTCTCGGCAGTCAGCCTCCTACCTTTTACCTATAGTCTTTTGCCTTCGGCGATGGCTGCCGATACGCTTCGACTGACTCTCGACGGGGCGCTTCGGGCAGCATATGAACTTGGTCCATCGGCCGCGCAGGCTCGATTCGACTCCGTAGCGTCTGAGGCGACCTATCGTGCGACGTGGGGCGGCCTGCTGCCACAACTTCGCCTAACCGGAGATACTCCCAACTGGTGGAAGTCTATCGATGAGCGTCTGATCTACGACCCCGAAACAGGCACCAATGTTCTGACCCAGATCCCGACCGAAGAGCGTCGCAATCAGGGCCGACTAAGCCTCTCGCAGGAACTTCCCTGGGGCGCGTCGCTGGACGTCTCATCGCGTCTATACCGGAGGTTTTGGTTCTGGGATCATCCCGAGGGCGCGATCAGGTTCACGGACTACTCGCTCGCAAACCGGGTCGATCTGACGCAGCCGCTCTTCGACGGCAACCCGACCGGTCGCTTGAAGCGAACTGCCGAGATAGGCCGCGCCACCGGAAGCATCGATCACACCCTTCGGATGCGGTCGGTTCGGTATGATGTCGCAGGCGCATTCTACGGCCTTGTTTCGGCTCGAGAGGAACTGGCTATTGCCGAACGGGACCTCGCTGCCGGCCGCGACGCGGCCGATTTAGCCCAGCGCAAGTTGAACGCGGGTCTCATCCCCGAAGTTGAAGTGTTGCAGATAGAGGTCGATGTCGCCCGCCGGGAGGCTTCCTATCGCAATAGCGAAGGCGCCGTCAGGGCGGCTGAAGATCAATTGAAACTGGCACTGGGTATGCCCCTTGACGGACGCATCATACAGCCTGACTTTGCCTTTTCGGACGAAATCCCGGACGACGCGCCGGTTCCCGTATCCGTTGACAATCGGCTCGAAGTAACCCGCTCGGAACTTGCACTCGAGCGAAGCGCAATAGAGACCCGCGCAGCCGTTCGTCAAGCGCGCATCCGGGCATATCTCTCGCTCTTCTACGAGACTGATTCGCGACGTCGGTCGTTAGACTCGCTCGATCTGCCTTCGACTCGCAATACTGGAGTCTTCCTGCACTTCGAAGTGCCGCTCTATGGCTTTGGCTCGACCTCTTACCGGATCGAAGCGCTTCGCGCCGGGCAGCGCGCAGCCGAGATCGCCAGCCGCGATGCACGCTCCCGGGTCGAAGCCGAGCAGCGGGAAGCTCTCCGCAGACTCGATCGAGTCCGTGACCGATGCCGGATCGCCGCCGCAGCACTTGACCTCTCAGAGCGATCCTTCAAGATCACGAGTGCCCGTTTCGAAGCCGGACTGGTATCATCGCGCGAACTGCTTGACGCTCAGCTCGATCTTACCCGCACGAGGCGCGATCTCCTCTCAGCCCGCATCGACCTCGAACTGGCACTCGAAAATCTGCGCCGAATGACCGATGACTGATGATAATGATAATGCTAATGATAAATCGCTTTCACGAGGCTGTTGACGCTTTTATCGACCAGATCGCAAGAACTCTGCTTATCATTGTCATTATCTTCATAAATTGCAGTAGCATTAGAATTAGTAACTTGCCTTTAGAGTTCCTCAATGTCTGCACCATCTCGTAACCTATCCCGCAAGGCAGCGGCACTGCAGAAACTTCTGCCTCAGCATCCGCTACTGTTTCCCCGTCTTGCTGAGTATTACCTACATTTAGGCAAACCGAAGCCGGCTGCAGAAATCCTCGCTGAGGGGCTGAAAGAGCACCCCGACCTGGCTGCCGGCTGGGTCGTCAAGGGTTACCTCCATAGCCAATTGCGACAAACCAAACTGGCGCGGCTGGCCTTCGAGCAGGCACTCAAAATCGATCCGTCAAATCCTGCCGCGCACCACTACTGCATAGACATCGCGCTGGAGGAGGAGGACGACATTGGCCTGCTTGAACACCTCCGAGCATTGGCCGAACTCGACGCCCTCGACGACAACATCCAGATCCGCTATCAGACTGCGTTGCTGCGCAAAACCGCCCTTGAGAGCGGCCACTTTCGGCGACAGGATGTCCTTCGCCTTACGCCCCAGTCGCTGCGCCAGGAACTTCTAAGAGCCGGGTTGCTTCCGCCCGAACTGGCCCGTCGCAGCGAGCGTTTTTCTACGTCGGATAGCCCTGTCGTGGCACCTGTAGTTGCCACCGAATCGGTTGCTGCTGCATCGCCTCCGCCACCGGCAACCTCCCGGGAGCGCCCTAAACTGGCTTGGGACGGCATCGATGTTGAAAAAGAGGAGATTGGCTTTCGCACTGGACGGCCAATCGTCCCGCCCGCAGAGGAGTTTCGCACTCCGATCACTCCCGGCGATGAGGAACCGGAACCTGATGAATCTGATGGCGGCACCATCGTCCGGGTCTCCTGGGCTGATGCCATAGCCGGCCAGTCAGGCTCACCACTGGTCGAGATTCCTGACGATCAATACGAGGACTCGGCATCCGGAGGTGAGATCGAGGACTTTGAACCGGTGGCGGAAGAGCAGATTGCCGCATCTTCCCAATTCCGCGAGTCGGAACCGGAGCCGGAGCCGCCCGACGTTCCGGCGCCTGAGCCCCCATCCCTGGCTGACGATGAGCCACGTTCTACGGCTGCGCGGCCGCCTGCATCCGGTGAGCCGATTCGTCCTCCATCAGCCGATATACGTTCCACACTCCTGCAGAGAATCGGTGCCCAGCCGTCTCGTCCGTCGACAGTTGGAGCAGAAGAGTCTGGTGAAGAGTCAGACCGGCTACTGCCTCTCCCGGGAAAATTGGCACTCCCTAAACTTCCGGATCGCCCTCCCGCTCGAACCGTCGCCCGACCACCTTTGACAGACCTCAAGCCACGCCGTTCAGATTTCAAGCCTGAACCGGAGCCGGCTCAACCTGAAGAGTTCATTGCACCGGTAGCGGCATCGGCACCTGAAGAGGCATTTGGACTGGCTCGTGACGAGGCGCCCATAGTGAGGCTCTTGAAGGCGCGCAGGACCGTAATTGAGCCTTCGGCTCCGCCTTCCGATGAGCCGCCTTCCGAGCCGGTTGT encodes the following:
- a CDS encoding 6-phosphofructokinase, with the translated sequence MSTMVAPKNRLGIVVAGGPSPGINSVISAAAIRSLVDGVPVVGIQDGFKWIMRGDIEHTLDLTVDHVSRIHFTGGSILGTARDNPTRDPALLEATVNSLLRLNIDKLVTIGGDDTAFTAMKVAESGHSRIRVVHVPKTIDNDLDLPQGISTFGFQTARQIGYDIVKNLMVDARTTSRWFFVVAMGRKAGHLAMHISKASGNTLTLIPEEFAGFDLTMHRLVDVLAGAIVKRLAYGHPDGVAILAEGLLDKVPIAELEALGHVERDAHDNVRFDEIDFGTILKREVQKRLAGFGLKPVIVAKNLGYELRCADPIAFDVEYTRDLGDRAADELLSGSGDLMVSIQNGRYLPIPFSDMLDPETGRTRVRFVDIGGDAYRILQNFMIRLVRSDFDDTTELAKLAAVCGVSLDRFTAEFGHAVG
- the miaA gene encoding tRNA (adenosine(37)-N6)-dimethylallyltransferase MiaA; amino-acid sequence: MTLPLIVLCGPTAVGKTATALSLARRLDCEVVSVDSRQVYAGMAIGSGAPYAMELRKVKHHLIGEVPPDQRLTAGEYARMALERIGEIESRGRGVLIVGGSGLYLRALLDGLSPAPPADPAIREELSHEIERLGVEPLLDELHRVDPEYATHVGHRDRKRLVRALEVQRLTGRPFSAWHQTTSGGIDQPPRRVMRFGLNRPRPELHRMIEARVAAMFAKGWVVEVEDLARQYGGIEKIPEPVAEAVGYRSIIAYLIGTTTLQDAGQRALFATRQFAKRQMTWFRADPRIVWLEGSGPEAPVRWADLILDAINNNSSDHARESH
- a CDS encoding HlyD family efflux transporter periplasmic adaptor subunit — protein: MPSITTLPTTHVNHIDAGSSRALLIWMRSRPLAVRIGVPVVLFSLLTAIFWPSGGVDLPTAVVQSGEFVIDLKETGRLRAENSVFISAPPARSNLQIIGLVDEGTLVKEGDFLIQFDTTEVRQQIDDAIADLDIAKTNYDRTRASADSRLANLESSLENNRASYRLAELRLDQLKFEADVRIEEGTLQLKQAKNSLDQAVREIEAQRTIDEADLKALDLKVKQSRLDLEQLRNDLAKLTIRAPRPGLVVYKETWRGGEMSKIKVGDSPWRGQALIELPDLTLMLVATTVSELDVGKVKPGLECEIKLEAYPDPVFHGEVLSVGVLARADATSSEARSFDVLVRIRESDPLLRPGMSASVRIIVDRLADRVSVPIEAVFARDGDIIAYVKSGNSFRSFNVKTGPRNDNFVVVEEGIRAGMRVALVDPTVEQPEPKSIGGKEDKATPEPASSGSQSGPGSRPRGQGGGRRRG
- a CDS encoding FtsX-like permease family protein — encoded protein: MTGKVLHLEQLAAAWDGLRSHRLRSGLTALGVIFGVAAVIGMASIGEGARREALRMIDLMGASNIIVDQVKFDDAQVRKEALEKNPRGITLADGEAIRAVVPDVRHVVPLRMTDANVIAGSNSAKLKIVATSPQFFDLYRIRITGGRALSDADESTAQRVCVLGAGARRELFPLEDPVGKQVRIGSYIVTVVGVADRRPTQGGNIEGIELRDENRDLYVPLAASLKRSPPTAAFGEVSRIVVGMNDPAQLSSASRLIERIFERRHRAAGDYQVIVPEQLLRQHQATQRIFNIVMGTIASISLIVGGIGIMNIMLASVLERTREIGVRRAVGARQSDIRRQFLYEAVMLSLFGGIVGVGLGLGLSKAIAAYAGWETAVSLWAVLVATGVSAGVGVIFGYFPARKAARLDPIEALRYE
- a CDS encoding TolC family protein, with translation MNRASARWLKHKAGLFGTFLSAVSLLPFTYSLLPSAMAADTLRLTLDGALRAAYELGPSAAQARFDSVASEATYRATWGGLLPQLRLTGDTPNWWKSIDERLIYDPETGTNVLTQIPTEERRNQGRLSLSQELPWGASLDVSSRLYRRFWFWDHPEGAIRFTDYSLANRVDLTQPLFDGNPTGRLKRTAEIGRATGSIDHTLRMRSVRYDVAGAFYGLVSAREELAIAERDLAAGRDAADLAQRKLNAGLIPEVEVLQIEVDVARREASYRNSEGAVRAAEDQLKLALGMPLDGRIIQPDFAFSDEIPDDAPVPVSVDNRLEVTRSELALERSAIETRAAVRQARIRAYLSLFYETDSRRRSLDSLDLPSTRNTGVFLHFEVPLYGFGSTSYRIEALRAGQRAAEIASRDARSRVEAEQREALRRLDRVRDRCRIAAAALDLSERSFKITSARFEAGLVSSRELLDAQLDLTRTRRDLLSARIDLELALENLRRMTDD
- a CDS encoding tetratricopeptide repeat protein, which gives rise to MSAPSRNLSRKAAALQKLLPQHPLLFPRLAEYYLHLGKPKPAAEILAEGLKEHPDLAAGWVVKGYLHSQLRQTKLARLAFEQALKIDPSNPAAHHYCIDIALEEEDDIGLLEHLRALAELDALDDNIQIRYQTALLRKTALESGHFRRQDVLRLTPQSLRQELLRAGLLPPELARRSERFSTSDSPVVAPVVATESVAAASPPPPATSRERPKLAWDGIDVEKEEIGFRTGRPIVPPAEEFRTPITPGDEEPEPDESDGGTIVRVSWADAIAGQSGSPLVEIPDDQYEDSASGGEIEDFEPVAEEQIAASSQFRESEPEPEPPDVPAPEPPSLADDEPRSTAARPPASGEPIRPPSADIRSTLLQRIGAQPSRPSTVGAEESGEESDRLLPLPGKLALPKLPDRPPARTVARPPLTDLKPRRSDFKPEPEPAQPEEFIAPVAASAPEEAFGLARDEAPIVRLLKARRTVIEPSAPPSDEPPSEPVVEASAEATPPRPVLISPIDEIMESKPESHAVSESAPLMSAIESATGFDAEAEAESATEEPVARLAGLQSSPIEATDFSAPPVEPPAIEEAQSIPLIEEEPLAPPPEVKARETEARKRLAEVARSVTAKKPTSKSMPSAAKPPEEEKQKAKIATKTLAELYASQGDWARAIEVYQALLEKFPTNEAYLRRLEQLKAKKGE